The segment TAACGGGGGTGAAGCGATTTCATCCCTTCCTTATTAAACCGGTGAATCAACCGTCGAACGTGATCCTCGGATAGGTGATACAGTCGGGCGATGTTTGGGACGGTCATCTTTTGGGCGGATGCCAGAATAACCATTGCCCGCCGGACTTTCACCGGATGGGATCCTTTTCGAATGATATGTCTTAATTGATTGCCTTCCTTGGTGGTCAAGTCACGAACGAAAATCATTTCGATCACCTATGAATCCATTCGACCATGAGGTAACATTTTCCTTCGGAATTTCCCGATCTAAGTTAGTCGACGGGGCATTAGATTGGCCGCCGGAATTTCCGGACTTCGCCTGAGAGCCCTCCTGGGCGGGAGATTCGGGAAGATCCGGCTGTTCAATCGGAACGTTGCCTTCAGTGGAATCTTCCTCTTCCGGTTCCGGCTGAGATCCTCCGGTCTGGTCCCCTCCGGAATTTTCACCATCCTCATTACCGGGGTTCTCTACGCCGGGCATCTCCTCCTCGTCCATCCCGCCATTGTCGCCTCCGGTGAAAATGCGAATAAAATCACTGAACGGATTGGCGGAAGCGACAGGCATCGCCACAAAAGTGGTACCGAAAAACACGATAAAGGCAGCAATGAGCGATTTCCTCATCAATCGCTGAAAAACCCCCTTGTTTTATTCCCGTACGCAATTCCCGACCGACGATGAATCGCGGGGAACGATCCGGAGGAAGCGAACCCTTCGCCTGCCCAAAAACACCGAACCCCCCGGTGCGAACCGAGAAGTTCTTCCTCTGATGGTTTCTGCCTACCAGGAATATACTAATAGATTCGACAAACGTCAACACTTTTTTCTTTTTTCTTAGACATTTTCTCCATAAACAGTAAGAGATTGCAACGCGCCCGGCGGCGAATACGACTTACTTACGATATGACTACAACTTTCGGGCTAAAAATCCCAAAAAAAAACGAAAAACGGGAGGCTTAAGGAGCCCCCCGTCAGGCAACCGCGGTTTTGTTTTGCCGCTTCCAAGCGGATCAGCTCGTTTTGGCCGATCTGCGCGCCTGCAGGAAGTAGATCAGGGCGAGAATCCCGATCCCGACCGCATCGGTGACCAGCCCCGGATAGATCAGGCTGATTCCGCCGACAAACAGGATGAGGCGTTCCAACAGGTTGCAATGGGTGCGGAAGTAACCGAGCATCGCGCCGCTGACTCCGAACATCCCGATCAAGGCGGTTGCCACCGCCAGGGGGACGTTCCACCAGGTGGCCCCCTCCAGCACCAACACCGGATTCAGCACAAAGATATACGGGATGAGGAAGGCGCCGACGGCGAGCTTGGTGGCCGTCACTCCCGCCCTGAAGGGGTTGGCGTTGGCAATTCCCGCCCCGGCGTAGGCGGCCAGCGCCACCGGCGGCGTGATGTCGGCCACGATTCCGAAGTAGAAGACGAACAGATGGACGGCGATCAGCGGAATCGTCGGATCCAATTTGATGATCGCCGGGGCCGCCATCGTCGCCATGATGACGTAGTTGGCCGTCGTGGGGACGCCCATCCCCAGGATGATGCAGGCGATCATGGTGAAGAACAACGTGAGGATCAAGATGCCCCCGGCCAGCTCAATGATCCCGCCGGCCACTTTCAATCCCAGGCCGGTCAGGGTGACCACGCCGACGATAATCCCCGCGGCGCCGCAAGCGGCGATCACTCCGAGGGCCGTCCGGGTCCCCTCTTCCAACACGACGATCAAGTCCTTGAAGGTAAATTGGGAATGCCGGAATTGATGGATCAGGAAGGCGACAAAAAGCAGGCCCAACGCTCCCCAGGTGGCGGGAAGCGACGTCTTGCTGAAGACCAGGTACAGCAGTCCCAAAAGGGGCAGCAGAAGATACCAGCGCTCAACCAGCGTCTGCTTCAGGGACCCGCCTTCGAACAGACCGACCGTCACCGCCACCAGGATTGCGATCAGGGCGGCGGTAATGGGGGATTGCCCCATGACCAAAACGCCGATGATCGCAAGAAGCGGCAGCAGAAGATACCCCCTTTGCAACATCACTTCCTTGAGGCGGGGGATCTGGTCGGCGGGCAAGCCGAGGATGCCCACCCGTTTGGACTCCAGGTGCACGGCGATGAAAATGCCGGCGAAATAAAGCACCGCGGGAATCGTCGCCGCCAGGGCGATCTGTCCGTACTCCATCCCGATGAACTCGATCATCAGGAAAGCGGCCGCTCCCATGATCGGAGGCATCAGCTGCCCTCCGGTGGAGGCCGACGCTTCCACCGCCGCGGCAAATTCCGGCCGATAACCGGTCTTTTTCATCAGCGGAATGGTGAAACTGCCGGAACCGACGGTGTTGGCGACGGAGCTTCCGGTGACCATCCCCTGAAAGGCGCTGGCCACCACGGCCGCTTTGGCCGGCCCCCCCACCATCCTCCCGGTGATGGCAAAGGCCAGATCGTTGAAAAACTGGCTGATCCCCGTGTGGCGCAGCACGACGCCGAAAAAGAGGAACAGGTAAATAAACGTGGAGGAAATGGCGATGGGAATACCCAGAATCCCCTCCGTCCCCAGGAACATGAAGGTGCTGATCCGTTCCAGGCTGAAGCCCTGATGTTGGGCGAACCCGGGGATATAAGGCCCGAAATAGGCATAAAGCAAGGCGAGGGACGCCACGATCACCAAGGGAAGTCCCACAACCCTCCGGGCGGCCTCCAGGGTGAGCAACACCCCGATGACGGAAACGGCGATATCCAGATCGGTGTAGAGAAACCGGTTCACCAATTCATCGTAAAAGATCACGTGATAAACCCCGGTGCCCAAGGCGAGCAGGGCAAGCAGAATGTCCAGGACGGACACTTTGCTGTCCGTCTTCCCTTTTTTCCAGGGATAAAGCAAAAAGATGATTGCCAACGCCACGGTCAAGTGCGGCGCCCGCTGCAGCTGGGAGGGCAAGGTGCCGAAAAAGGCCGTGTACAGCTGAAACAGGGCGAGCCCGACTGCCAGCGCGGTGACAACCCATTTGATTTTCCCCAGATTTTTTCGAAAAGCATGTTCCCGGTCGTATTTCTCCAAAACGCGTTCCACGTTTTGGCCGTTGGCGGGTTCCGTCACTTTTGCGGCTTGTTTCGCCACGGTAACACCTCCTCAACCACTGATATCAAGGAGTCTGCCCGGATTTGAACATAGGTTCCACCCCCCGCAAGCCGCGCCAGGTCGGCGACGGTGCCGTCGTCGAAATGCAGGCGATGTCGGGCGATCACTTGGCCCACCCGCAGATCCAGTGACGGATAGACGGTCTCATCATAGCGAACCACATATTTCCCGTCCCGGACGAGAAACTCCGTCAATCCGTCTCCGTCCTTCTCCGGCCGGACCGGCAGATTGGCTCCGAAGCGATCAAACTCCATCTCCACGATGGCGATCCGACGATCCTCCGTCACCCGGAATGTTTCCCGGACGGGGCGTTTGGTGATGGAGTGGGTGTGGACCATGGAAAAGGTTTCCCCGACGCGAATCAAACGTCGGAAAACAACCCGCTCCCGCTCCATATCGACAACTTTCAACACCGCCCAGCCGGAGGAAAACCAAGCGAAAAGGAAGCCCATCAGGAGAAGAAGGAGGCCGAGGGCGGCCCCCTTCTTCCAACCGAGACGGGGTTTCAATCCGCGCTTTTTCATTCGCGTATTACTCCGGCAGCGGAATACCCTTTTCTTCAAAGTATTTCTTCGCACCGGGATGAATCGGCGTGGTCACACCCTCCAGCGCTTTCTCCAGGTCGATCTGGCTGCCTGCCTGGTGGGCGCTGGCGATATCATCCTTTTTCTCGTACATGATCTTGGTCAGATTGTAGACGAGATCTTCGCTCAGTTCGTTGTTGGCGTACATGACGGCCTTCAGGGTCGCCGTCTGGACATCTTCATCCTGTCCCTTGTAGGTGCCGCCCTTGACCGTCAGGGGCTGATAGAAGGGGTATTTTTCCTGCAACTTTTTCATCGCCTTGTCGTCCACTTCGAGCAGGCGAACTTCCTTGGCGGTCGTGATGTCTTCGATGTTGGACGCAGGCAG is part of the Planifilum fulgidum genome and harbors:
- a CDS encoding helix-turn-helix domain-containing protein produces the protein MIFVRDLTTKEGNQLRHIIRKGSHPVKVRRAMVILASAQKMTVPNIARLYHLSEDHVRRLIHRFNKEGMKSLHPR
- a CDS encoding TRAP transporter permease; translated protein: MAKQAAKVTEPANGQNVERVLEKYDREHAFRKNLGKIKWVVTALAVGLALFQLYTAFFGTLPSQLQRAPHLTVALAIIFLLYPWKKGKTDSKVSVLDILLALLALGTGVYHVIFYDELVNRFLYTDLDIAVSVIGVLLTLEAARRVVGLPLVIVASLALLYAYFGPYIPGFAQHQGFSLERISTFMFLGTEGILGIPIAISSTFIYLFLFFGVVLRHTGISQFFNDLAFAITGRMVGGPAKAAVVASAFQGMVTGSSVANTVGSGSFTIPLMKKTGYRPEFAAAVEASASTGGQLMPPIMGAAAFLMIEFIGMEYGQIALAATIPAVLYFAGIFIAVHLESKRVGILGLPADQIPRLKEVMLQRGYLLLPLLAIIGVLVMGQSPITAALIAILVAVTVGLFEGGSLKQTLVERWYLLLPLLGLLYLVFSKTSLPATWGALGLLFVAFLIHQFRHSQFTFKDLIVVLEEGTRTALGVIAACGAAGIIVGVVTLTGLGLKVAGGIIELAGGILILTLFFTMIACIILGMGVPTTANYVIMATMAAPAIIKLDPTIPLIAVHLFVFYFGIVADITPPVALAAYAGAGIANANPFRAGVTATKLAVGAFLIPYIFVLNPVLVLEGATWWNVPLAVATALIGMFGVSGAMLGYFRTHCNLLERLILFVGGISLIYPGLVTDAVGIGILALIYFLQARRSAKTS
- a CDS encoding DUF1850 domain-containing protein — translated: MKKRGLKPRLGWKKGAALGLLLLLMGFLFAWFSSGWAVLKVVDMERERVVFRRLIRVGETFSMVHTHSITKRPVRETFRVTEDRRIAIVEMEFDRFGANLPVRPEKDGDGLTEFLVRDGKYVVRYDETVYPSLDLRVGQVIARHRLHFDDGTVADLARLAGGGTYVQIRADSLISVVEEVLPWRNKPQK